One part of the Rhodococcus oxybenzonivorans genome encodes these proteins:
- a CDS encoding IclR family transcriptional regulator: protein MAGADERSMLGRAFLVLGAFTSERPRLSQSELSRRTGLPLPTVHRLCRQLVEHGALERADDGTYEIGVQLWELGALAPRAHGLRQVALPYLEDIYEATRENVQLVVREGLEALYIERLSARGAVTVVGRAGGRLPLHASSGGLVLLAFGGGELLDAVLAAGLERFTPATITTEHRLRSTLDDIRRTGWVTCREHLNIGTLAVAAPVSRSTGEVVAAVSVVVPAEKDPAPLIPAVRAAARGISRGVA, encoded by the coding sequence ATGGCCGGAGCCGACGAACGCAGCATGCTGGGCCGGGCATTTCTCGTTCTCGGTGCGTTCACGTCGGAACGGCCGCGTCTGTCCCAGTCGGAGTTGAGCAGGCGTACCGGTCTGCCCCTGCCCACCGTGCATCGGCTGTGCCGGCAGTTGGTGGAACACGGCGCGCTCGAGCGGGCCGACGACGGAACCTACGAAATCGGGGTCCAGCTGTGGGAATTGGGGGCTCTCGCGCCCCGCGCCCACGGACTGCGGCAGGTGGCGCTGCCGTATCTCGAGGACATCTACGAGGCCACCCGCGAAAACGTCCAGCTGGTGGTCCGGGAGGGACTCGAAGCGCTGTACATCGAGCGACTGTCCGCGCGGGGTGCCGTGACCGTGGTCGGGCGTGCCGGGGGACGGCTGCCGCTGCACGCGTCGAGTGGTGGTCTGGTTCTGCTGGCGTTCGGCGGCGGCGAGCTGCTCGACGCCGTGCTCGCAGCCGGCCTCGAGCGCTTCACCCCGGCGACCATCACCACCGAACACCGGCTTCGCAGCACCCTCGACGACATTCGCCGAACCGGATGGGTCACCTGCCGTGAACATCTCAATATCGGGACGCTGGCCGTGGCTGCGCCGGTGTCGCGGTCGACGGGCGAGGTCGTGGCCGCCGTGTCGGTCGTGGTGCCTGCGGAGAAGGATCCGGCACCGCTGATTCCCGCCGTGCGGGCGGCGGCACGGGGCATCTCGCGCGGCGTCGCCTAG
- a CDS encoding MFS transporter yields MTTSERSAMRSSTALWVAPLCWVAVLLDGFDLVVLGAVIPSLRDDADWSLSTGTITFISTFGLVGMTIGALVIGTLTDVIGRRRALLYAVAAFSLLTLLCAVAPNPFFFGLFRFLAGVGLGGALPTALALVNEFSKKQGGGSASTLLMTGYHVGAVATAALAIVLIEPFGWRSMFVAGALPAIVLIPLMLRYLPESPSYLLAQGKRSEAEAIAKQYGLELEPAPAADAPVASAANPVRALFSRPFLRNSIAIWVTSFMGLLLVYGLNTWLPTIMREAGYNLGASLTFLLILNAGAVVGLLIAGGVANRIGPRPAAIIWFAGAAVFLALLSVKVSFGIYVLVFLAGCFVFSAQVLVYAFTSANHPPQIRATALGWSAGVGRVGAICGPILGGVMLGAGYAVPWGFYAFALVGLLGAIAVATTRTVR; encoded by the coding sequence ATGACCACTTCCGAACGGAGCGCGATGCGCTCCTCCACTGCCCTCTGGGTCGCACCCCTCTGCTGGGTGGCGGTGTTACTCGACGGGTTCGATCTGGTGGTGCTCGGCGCCGTGATCCCCTCGCTGCGGGACGACGCCGACTGGAGTCTGTCTACAGGCACAATCACGTTCATCTCGACGTTCGGCCTGGTAGGCATGACGATCGGGGCGCTCGTCATCGGCACGCTCACCGACGTGATCGGCCGCAGGCGCGCGCTGCTGTACGCGGTCGCGGCATTCTCGCTCTTGACACTGCTGTGCGCGGTAGCGCCCAACCCGTTCTTCTTCGGACTGTTCCGATTCCTCGCCGGCGTGGGCCTCGGTGGCGCACTCCCGACGGCGCTGGCTCTGGTCAACGAATTCTCGAAGAAGCAAGGCGGCGGTTCGGCATCGACTCTGCTGATGACCGGGTATCACGTGGGTGCGGTCGCGACGGCCGCGCTGGCCATCGTGCTGATCGAGCCGTTCGGCTGGCGGTCGATGTTCGTTGCAGGTGCGCTGCCCGCGATCGTGCTGATTCCCCTGATGTTGCGTTACCTCCCCGAATCGCCGTCGTACCTCCTCGCGCAGGGCAAGCGGTCCGAGGCCGAGGCCATCGCGAAGCAGTACGGACTGGAACTGGAACCCGCGCCGGCCGCCGACGCACCCGTCGCGTCCGCAGCCAATCCGGTGCGCGCCCTGTTCTCACGTCCGTTCCTGCGCAACAGCATCGCTATCTGGGTCACGTCCTTCATGGGACTGCTGCTCGTCTATGGACTCAACACCTGGTTGCCGACCATCATGCGCGAAGCCGGATACAACCTCGGGGCCTCGCTCACCTTCCTGCTCATCCTCAATGCCGGCGCGGTGGTCGGACTTCTGATTGCCGGCGGCGTGGCCAACAGAATCGGCCCTCGTCCTGCGGCGATCATCTGGTTCGCCGGCGCCGCGGTGTTCCTGGCGTTGCTCAGCGTCAAGGTGTCGTTCGGGATCTATGTGCTGGTGTTTCTCGCCGGGTGCTTCGTGTTCAGTGCGCAGGTGCTGGTCTACGCATTCACCTCGGCGAACCATCCGCCGCAGATCCGTGCGACCGCGCTGGGCTGGTCTGCAGGCGTGGGACGCGTCGGCGCGATCTGCGGTCCCATTCTCGGTGGGGTGATGCTGGGAGCCGGTTACGCCGTCCCGTGGGGCTTCTATGCGTTTGCCCTGGTGGGGCTGCTCGGTGCGATTGCTGTGGCTACCACTCGGACGGTCCGCTGA
- a CDS encoding 4-hydroxybenzoate 3-monooxygenase: MNTQVGIVGGGPAGLTLSHLLHLQGIESVVLETRTREEVEGTIRAGVLEQNTVDLMVDTGLGDRIKREGHTHQGIELRFGGKGHRIAFDELTGGRAVTVYPQHEVLKDLIARRLADGGDLRFGVSDVHVHDHTSESPKIIYRDADGNEQTLTCALVAGCDGSRTSTRALIPATTVRTDHFRQYPFAWFGILAEAPPSSEELIYANHPRGFALISTRTPQVQRHYLQVDPDDSVDNWSDDRIWSELHARVDGEGAEIKDGKIFQKSILQFRSFVCEPMQHGNLFLAGDAAHTVPPTGAKGMNLAIADVYFLSKAMSEYFTTRSRAGLDSYTDTVMPRVWRTQHFSWWMSSMLHRLPDDTGFGHKRQIAELDMVTRSVAGRTLIAENYVGTPLEL, from the coding sequence ATGAACACACAGGTCGGGATCGTCGGCGGAGGCCCCGCAGGACTGACGCTGTCCCACCTTCTGCACCTGCAGGGCATCGAGTCCGTGGTACTCGAAACCCGCACCCGCGAGGAGGTCGAGGGCACGATCCGCGCCGGTGTGCTCGAGCAGAACACGGTGGATCTGATGGTCGACACCGGGCTCGGCGACCGCATCAAGCGTGAGGGGCACACCCATCAGGGCATCGAACTGCGGTTCGGCGGCAAGGGGCACCGCATCGCGTTCGACGAACTCACCGGCGGCCGCGCGGTCACGGTGTACCCGCAGCACGAGGTGCTGAAGGACCTCATCGCCCGCAGGCTCGCGGACGGCGGTGACCTCCGCTTCGGCGTATCGGACGTGCACGTGCACGACCACACGTCCGAATCCCCCAAGATCATCTATCGCGATGCCGACGGCAACGAGCAGACCCTCACGTGCGCCCTCGTCGCCGGATGCGACGGGTCGCGGACCAGCACCCGCGCCCTGATCCCGGCCACCACCGTGCGGACGGACCACTTCCGTCAGTACCCGTTCGCCTGGTTCGGCATCCTCGCCGAGGCCCCGCCGTCGTCGGAAGAGCTGATCTACGCCAACCACCCGCGCGGCTTCGCGCTGATCAGCACCCGCACCCCGCAGGTGCAGCGGCACTACCTGCAGGTCGACCCCGACGATTCGGTGGACAACTGGTCCGACGACCGTATCTGGTCCGAACTGCACGCCCGCGTCGACGGCGAGGGCGCAGAAATAAAAGACGGCAAGATCTTTCAGAAATCGATCCTGCAATTCCGCAGCTTCGTGTGCGAGCCCATGCAGCACGGCAACCTCTTCCTGGCCGGCGACGCCGCCCACACCGTGCCCCCCACCGGCGCGAAGGGCATGAACCTCGCGATCGCCGACGTCTACTTCCTGTCCAAGGCGATGTCCGAGTACTTCACCACCCGCAGTCGGGCCGGGCTCGACAGCTACACCGACACGGTGATGCCGCGCGTCTGGCGCACCCAGCACTTCTCCTGGTGGATGTCCTCGATGCTGCATCGGCTCCCCGACGACACCGGATTCGGCCACAAGCGGCAGATCGCCGAACTCGACATGGTCACCCGATCAGTCGCCGGACGCACCCTCATCGCCGAGAACTATGTGGGCACCCCGCTCGAGCTGTGA